From one Clupea harengus unplaced genomic scaffold, Ch_v2.0.2, whole genome shotgun sequence genomic stretch:
- the LOC122130860 gene encoding acyl-CoA dehydrogenase family member 10-like gives MACCSIKTMLLSRRVVRLCTVTWQSQLRHLSTQPYKAVIFDMYGVLIPPPMPKAKEWEERNGVPPGTVGSAIRTGGEASIWKRFMRGELGEEEFLKAFNNECSIIAGCAVSMDSFLKALTSGAMRQPLPAMMEAVQSIRANGLKTAVLSNNFLLPSGESYLPLDQRMFNVIVESCRVGLCKPDPRIYELCADRLGILPQEAVFLDDLPVNVAAAARVGMRGIKVGDPAVAIRELEEVLGFPLSGHVPEARLIEKHQHQLPMDRLIHYLREAIQWPGTDPVTVQKISHSSSQHTYLLNSSAQKMVVKMTPHIQAAKREQRTLTALKGSRVPVPKVLQLCEDTSVLGSPFLLLEHRGGRVFQNPSLPDLKPDERRAVYGAMIQTLCQIHRLEPNTANLDKNEPVEQLLARLSQRYRASAHPPIPAMERLMIWLPVHLPKEQQAKVVHGDLRWEALVFDAVKPQVTAVLGWDQCALGDPLTDVASLCLAHYLPPDSPIQPGLGRGDLAQMGIPDAGEVFEQYSHAMGLGDIPHWQFYMALSFFRLAVNLQVAGKDIGTGESPTGHVDRRSQVIAQVAELAWDFATKEGFRIFNTMPRASSA, from the exons ATGGCATGTTGCAGTATTAAGACGATGCTTCTCTCTCGTCGTGTTGTGCGCCTGTGCACTGTGACATGGCAATCACAACTACGTCACCTGAGCACTCAACCCTATAAGGCTGTCATATTTGACATGTATGGCGTGCTGATACCGCCTCCCATGCCAAAGGCGAAAG agtgggaggagaggaatggtgTGCCACCTGGCACCGTTGGCAGTGCCATTAGAACGGGTGGTGAAGCCAGCATCTGGAAAAGGTTTATGAGAGGAGAGCTGGGTGAAGAGGAGTTTCTGAAGGCCTTCAATAATGAATGCAGCATAATT gCTGGATGTGCGGTCAGTATGGACTCATTCCTCAAGGCTTTGACCAGCGGGGCCATGAGGCAGCCTCTGCCAGCCATGATGGAGGCAGTCCAGAGCATCCGTGCCAATGGCCTGAAGACTGCTGTGCTCAGCAACAACTTTCTACTGCCCAGCGGGGAATCCTACTTGCCACTAGACCAGAGAATGTTCAATGTG ATAGTAGAGTCTTGCAGAGTGGGTCTATGCAAGCCTGACCCCAGGATATATGAGCTTTGTGCAGACAGACTGGGGATTCTGCCACAGGAGGCCGTGTTCCTGGATGACCTGCCAGTGAATGTGGCGGCTGCAGCCCGGGTGGGCATGCGAGGTATCAAG GTGGGGGATCCTGCTGTAGCCATaagggagctggaggaggtgctTGGGTTCCCTCTGTCTGGCCATGTCCCTGAGGCACGCTTGATCGaaaagcaccagcaccagctgcCTATGGACCGACTCATTCACTACCTCAGGGAAGCCATCCAGTGGCCTGGCACAG ATCCAGTGACAGTGCAGAAGATAAGCCATAGCTCTTCACAGCACACATACCTCCTCAATAGCAGCGCACAAAAGATGGTCGTCAAGATGACACCTCACATACAGGCAGCGAAGAGAGAACAAAG AACACTGACTGCACTTAAAGGATCAAGGGTCCCAGTTCCTAAAGTTTTACAGCTATGTGAGGACACTAG TGTGCTGGGCAGCCCCTTTCTGCTGCTGGAACACAGAGGAGGCCGGGTGTTCCAGAACCCGTCTCTGCCTGACCTGAAGCCAGACGAGAGGAGAGCAGTGTATGGAGCCATGATCCAAACCCTCTGCCAAATACACCGTCTGGAGCCCAACACTGCAAACCTGGACAAAAATG AGCCAGTGGAGCAGCTGTTGGCGAGGTTGAGCCAGCGCTACAGAGCTAGTGCACACCCACCCATCCCAGCCATGGAGAGACTGATGATATGGCTCCCGGTGCATCTCCCCAAGGAGCAACAAGCTAAAGTGGTGCACGGAGACCTCAGGTggga AGCCTTGGTCTTTGACGCGGTGAAGCCTCAGGTGAcggctgtgctgggctgggatCAGTGTGCTCTGGGGGATCCGCTCACGGATGTGGCCTCTCTCTGCTTGGCCCACTATCTGCCGCCGGACTCGCCCATCCAGCCAG GACTTGGGCGAGGAGACCTGGCTCAGATGGGTATTCCTGATGCCGGTGAGGTCTTTGAGCAGTACAGCCATGCTATGGGACTGGGGGATATACCACACTGGCAGTTCTACATGGCGTTGTCTTTCTTCCGCCTGGCAGTCAACCTCCAGGTTGCAGGCAAAGACATTGGCACAG GAGAGAGCCCCACAGGACATGTGGACAGAAGAAGTCAAGTCATTGCACAGGTGGCAGAGCTGGCATGGGACTTTGCCACCAAAGAGGGCTTCCGCATCTTCAATACCATGCCCAGAGCCAGTTCCGCATGA